From Thermomonas sp. XSG, one genomic window encodes:
- a CDS encoding cation diffusion facilitator family transporter, which translates to MGAGHSDHPHEHGHGPGQDHDHGHSHVPARIRHERPLWIAFGLTLLFLLVEVVGGLLSNSLALLSDAAHMMTDVLALGIALFAVRMSRRPPDARRTYGYARMEAIGALANGGLLFVVAGFILWEALGRFREPQAVASNAMLVVASLGLLVNLVSMRLLAAGAGESLNVRGAYMEVWSDMLGSLGVIAGALLIRFTGWTVVDPVIAVLIGLWVLPRTWLLLRAAAQVLMQGVPAGLDIDEVRDAMQALPGVAAVHDLHVWALGSREPILTAHVLLADDAADVDALRGELAGMLGARFGIDHVTLQMEARHCGGGEHR; encoded by the coding sequence ATGGGCGCAGGCCACTCCGATCATCCGCACGAACACGGGCACGGCCCCGGGCAAGACCACGACCACGGCCATAGCCACGTGCCCGCGCGGATCCGCCACGAGCGGCCGCTGTGGATCGCCTTCGGGCTGACCCTGCTGTTCCTGCTGGTGGAGGTCGTGGGCGGCCTGCTCAGCAACAGCCTGGCGCTGCTGTCCGACGCCGCGCACATGATGACCGACGTGCTGGCGCTGGGCATCGCCCTGTTCGCGGTGCGCATGAGCCGCCGCCCGCCCGATGCCAGGCGCACCTATGGCTATGCACGGATGGAGGCGATCGGTGCGCTGGCCAACGGCGGGCTGCTGTTCGTGGTGGCCGGCTTCATCCTGTGGGAGGCGCTGGGTCGTTTCCGCGAGCCGCAGGCGGTGGCATCGAACGCCATGCTGGTGGTGGCCTCGCTCGGGTTGCTGGTCAACCTGGTGTCGATGCGCCTGCTGGCGGCCGGCGCGGGCGAAAGCCTCAACGTCCGGGGCGCCTACATGGAAGTGTGGAGCGACATGCTCGGTTCGCTGGGCGTGATCGCGGGCGCGCTGCTGATCCGCTTCACTGGCTGGACCGTGGTCGATCCGGTGATCGCCGTGCTGATCGGCCTGTGGGTGCTGCCGCGCACCTGGCTGCTGCTGCGCGCGGCCGCGCAGGTGCTGATGCAGGGCGTGCCGGCGGGGCTGGACATCGACGAGGTGCGCGATGCCATGCAGGCGCTGCCCGGCGTGGCCGCGGTACACGACCTGCACGTGTGGGCGCTGGGCTCGCGCGAACCGATCCTCACCGCGCACGTCCTGCTGGCGGACGATGCAGCCGATGTCGACGCGCTGCGTGGCGAACTGGCCGGCATGCTGGGCGCGCGGTTCGGCATCGACCATGTGACCCTGCAGATGGAAGCACGCCACTGCGGCGGGGGCGAGCATCGCTGA
- the ubiB gene encoding ubiquinone biosynthesis regulatory protein kinase UbiB — protein sequence MKSALRAWKIGRVLLRYRLDDLLDDTPAERWLRLMRPFVPRASREVATQPRGARLRLALQELGPIFVKFGQILSTRRDLVPPDIAEELTLLQDRVAPFDGVQARALVEAALGRGITDAYAAFDTTPLASASIAQVHAATLHDGREVVVKVLRPDIARLIAADIALLKNVAGIVERTHPSADKIRPREIVAEIENTLAAELDLQREAGNASLLRRNWLNSPDLYVPEVIWSHTAERAMTMERVRGIPSDDIAALDAAGIDRRALAAKGVRVFYQQVFRDNFFHADAHAGNIWVDSERKADPRFIALDFGIMGQLSSDDQYWLAENFMAIFNRDYRRIAELHVQAGWMPPHIRIDELEAAARAVCEPYFTRPLSEISLAEVLVKLFRTAQRYELTLQPQLILLQKTLLNIEGVGRQLDPKIDIWAVARPVLEDILAERYSPKRLAGELRKRMPELVTRAPEMPRLLHAWLQQQVQGGHELSMRSTDLREIAQTLAAMQRRVVASILGVGLLIVAAVLYALEAGGPQLLSLPVSTWIAGVGGLWALLAAWPRR from the coding sequence ATGAAGTCGGCGCTGCGTGCATGGAAGATCGGTCGAGTGCTGCTGCGCTACCGGTTGGACGACCTGCTGGACGACACGCCGGCCGAGCGCTGGCTCAGGCTGATGCGGCCGTTCGTGCCGCGCGCCTCCCGCGAAGTGGCCACTCAGCCGCGCGGCGCGCGGCTGCGGCTGGCGCTGCAGGAGCTCGGGCCGATTTTCGTCAAGTTCGGACAGATCCTCTCGACCCGTCGCGACCTGGTGCCACCCGACATCGCCGAGGAGCTGACCCTGCTGCAGGACCGGGTCGCGCCGTTCGACGGCGTGCAGGCCCGCGCACTGGTGGAAGCGGCGTTGGGTCGCGGCATCACCGATGCCTATGCGGCGTTCGATACCACCCCGCTGGCCTCCGCCAGCATCGCGCAGGTGCATGCGGCCACCCTGCACGATGGTCGCGAGGTGGTGGTTAAGGTGCTGCGCCCGGACATCGCCAGGCTGATCGCCGCCGATATCGCGCTGCTGAAGAACGTGGCGGGCATTGTCGAGCGTACCCATCCCAGTGCCGACAAGATCCGCCCGCGGGAGATCGTCGCCGAGATCGAGAACACGCTGGCCGCCGAACTCGACCTGCAGCGCGAGGCCGGCAACGCCAGCCTGCTGCGGCGCAACTGGCTGAACTCGCCCGACCTGTACGTGCCGGAGGTGATCTGGAGCCACACCGCCGAGCGCGCGATGACCATGGAGCGCGTGCGCGGCATTCCGTCCGACGACATCGCCGCGCTGGATGCCGCCGGCATCGACCGCCGCGCGCTGGCCGCCAAGGGCGTGCGGGTGTTCTACCAGCAGGTGTTCCGCGACAACTTCTTCCACGCCGATGCCCACGCCGGCAACATCTGGGTGGACTCGGAGCGCAAGGCGGACCCGCGCTTCATCGCGCTGGATTTCGGGATCATGGGGCAGCTCTCCAGCGACGACCAGTACTGGCTCGCCGAGAACTTCATGGCGATCTTCAACCGTGATTACCGGCGCATCGCCGAGCTGCACGTGCAGGCCGGCTGGATGCCGCCGCACATCCGCATCGACGAGCTGGAAGCCGCCGCGCGTGCGGTCTGCGAGCCGTACTTCACCCGCCCGCTCAGCGAGATCTCGCTGGCGGAGGTGCTGGTGAAACTGTTCCGCACCGCGCAACGCTACGAACTGACCCTGCAGCCGCAGCTGATCCTGCTGCAGAAGACCCTGCTGAACATCGAGGGCGTGGGCCGCCAGCTGGACCCGAAGATCGATATCTGGGCGGTGGCGCGGCCGGTGCTGGAAGACATCCTGGCCGAACGCTACAGCCCGAAGCGGCTGGCCGGCGAGCTGCGCAAGCGGATGCCGGAGCTGGTCACCCGCGCGCCGGAAATGCCGCGGCTGCTGCACGCCTGGCTGCAGCAGCAGGTGCAGGGCGGGCACGAGCTGAGCATGCGTTCGACCGACCTGCGCGAGATCGCGCAGACGCTTGCGGCCATGCAGCGGCGGGTAGTGGCGTCGATCCTCGGCGTCGGCCTGCTGATCGTGGCCGCGGTCCTGTATGCGCTGGAGGCTGGCGGGCCGCAGCTGCTGTCGCTGCCGGTGTCCACCTGGATCGCCGGCGTCGGTGGGTTGTGGGCGCTGCTGGCGGCGTGGCCGCGACGATAG
- a CDS encoding SCP2 sterol-binding domain-containing protein, which produces MTEPAFNWKQPAGRALELALNQALALDEDTRGGLRALEGQRVALTLASPPLALQVRVEGEALRVGPLDGDAEPDLGVRATLGGLIQQLPIFRSSNAPPVGKLRIEGDAELARRLQKLAQGFDPDWQLPFVRVFGEVLGVQIARAVRAALQQAQVAGRNLAGMAAEYVTEESRDVVPRAELDAFHDDVDALRDGVERIAAKIARLRREQGLAA; this is translated from the coding sequence ATGACCGAGCCCGCCTTCAACTGGAAACAACCCGCTGGCCGCGCGCTGGAGCTGGCGCTCAATCAGGCGCTGGCGCTGGACGAGGACACCCGCGGCGGCCTGCGCGCGCTGGAGGGCCAGAGGGTGGCGCTGACGCTTGCGTCACCCCCGCTGGCCCTGCAGGTACGGGTGGAGGGTGAAGCGCTGCGGGTGGGACCGCTGGATGGAGATGCCGAACCGGATCTCGGCGTGCGCGCCACCCTGGGCGGGCTGATCCAGCAGTTGCCCATCTTCCGCAGCAGCAACGCGCCGCCGGTGGGCAAGCTGCGCATCGAGGGGGATGCCGAACTCGCGCGTCGCCTGCAGAAGCTGGCGCAGGGTTTCGATCCCGACTGGCAGCTGCCGTTCGTGCGCGTGTTCGGCGAGGTGCTGGGCGTGCAGATCGCCAGGGCCGTGCGCGCGGCGCTGCAGCAGGCACAGGTCGCCGGCCGCAACCTCGCGGGGATGGCGGCGGAATATGTCACCGAGGAAAGCCGCGACGTGGTGCCGCGCGCCGAGCTGGATGCCTTCCACGATGACGTGGATGCGCTGCGCGACGGCGTGGAGCGCATTGCCGCGAAGATCGCCCGGCTGCGTCGCGAGCAGGGCCTGGCCGCATGA
- a CDS encoding DUF1328 domain-containing protein, translated as MLHYALVFLIIALIAAFLGFSGLAGMAATIAKVLFVVFLILAVVAFLRKRV; from the coding sequence ATGCTGCATTACGCCCTCGTCTTCCTGATCATCGCGCTGATCGCCGCCTTCCTCGGCTTCAGCGGGCTTGCCGGCATGGCGGCCACCATCGCCAAGGTGCTGTTCGTCGTCTTCCTGATCCTCGCCGTGGTTGCGTTCCTGCGTAAACGGGTCTGA